The Oreochromis niloticus isolate F11D_XX linkage group LG15, O_niloticus_UMD_NMBU, whole genome shotgun sequence genome includes a region encoding these proteins:
- the LOC102078051 gene encoding uncharacterized protein LOC102078051 isoform X1: protein MDGLLKEIRCKDEAAASVLEQAGLRADSDLQLLTLHNLGLLFPGVENVKLRRKIFYIIHKQKPIDVLIEEFKDFIPHESLRAALTENGVLVDYLKMLKEMKTQMNNDFLDRHISLLEDFRKSQPSQDQDKDEIMDILLKEIRRKDEAAASVLEHAGLRADSDLQLLTVQEAGELFPGVENFKRIRKIFDIIQTQKPIDILIKEFKDFIPHESLRAALTENGVLTNYLKMLKETKIQVNKVQDFLDAHINLLEDFRKSQPSQDQDKGSFSSSDNSQTGEPPQIQQDITASSAMMSPPSPTSTRDHPEERSGSLSSSDNSQTSDPPQIQQDITASSAMMSPPSPTSTPDHPKKRSGSLSSSDNSQTGDPPQIQQDIIASSAMMSPPSPTSTPDHPKKRKGSLSSSDNSQTSDPPQIQQDITASSAMMSPPSPTSTPDHPKKRSGSLSSSDNSQTGDPPQIQDIIASSAMMSPPSPTSTPDHPKKRKGSLSSSDNSQTGEPPQIQQDTSTSSAMMSPPSPTSTPDHPEKRSGSLSSSHNSQTGDPPQTQQAASSALHSSRSTTVKRDHPEKRQATLKYKMVISGKTFNAHQQILDKVKSLSEDPDLNLIKQEGSDQNCQAIIVFCPIASRMGTDIDAAMTQVTGSQPVILVLMHHTHEPKHLTLMKIQTNVSNVVSPFHIFYHETVNGLLQCQQNNSAISEIRDALLKHADIQTITDTTGKTQNVAAKSSNSGGSISNSLMRIQSFFTK, encoded by the exons ATGGATGGTTTGCTTAAGGAAATAAGATGCAAGGATGAAGCAGCAGCCTCTGTACTGGAAC AGGCAGGTTTGAGAGCTGACTCAGATCTCCAGTTACTGACTTTACACAACCTGGGTTTGTTGTTCCCTGGAGTTGAAAATGTCAAACTGAGAAGGAAAATCTTTTATATAATACACAAGCAG aaACCAATTGATGTACTCATAGAAGAATTCAAGGACTTCATCCCACATGAATCTCTCAGGG CTGCCTTAACCGAAAATGGAGTCTTGGTGGACTACCTGAAAATGTTGAAGGAAATGAAGACCCAAATGAATAATGATTTCCTTGATCGACATATCAGTCTGTTGGAGGACTTCAGGAAATCTCAACCATCGCAGGACCAGGACAAAG ATGAAATCATGGATATTTTGCTTAAGGAAATAAGACGCAAGGATGAAGCAGCAGCCTCTGTACTGGAAC ACGCAGGTTTGAGAGCTGACTCAGATCTCCAGTTACTGACTGTACAAGAAGCGGGTGAGCTGTTCCCTGGAGTTGAAAATTTCAAACGGATAAGGAAAATCTTTGATATAATACAGACGCAG aaACCAATTGATATCCTCATAAAAGAATTCAAGGACTTCATCCCACATGAATCTCTCAGGG CTGCCTTAACCGAAAATGGAGTCTTGACCAATTACCTGAAAATGTTGAAGGAAACGAAGATCCAAGTGAATAAAGTGCAAGATTTCCTTGATGCACATATCAATCTACTGGAGGACTTCAGGAAATCTCAACCATCGCAGGACCAGGACAAAG GATCTTTTTCAAGTAGTGACAATAGCCAAACTGGTGAGCCTCCACAAATACAACAAG ATATAACTGCTAGTAGTGCAATGATGTCCCCACCCTCTCCTACCTCCACTCGAGACCATCCAGAGGAAAGATCAG GTTCTTTGTCAAGTAGTGACAATAGCCAAACTAGTGACCCTCCACAAATACAACAAG ATATAACTGCCAGTAGTGCAATGATGTCCCCACCCTCTCCTACCTCCACTCCAGACCATCCAAAGAAAAGATCAG GTTCTTTGTCAAGTAGTGACAATAGCCAAACTGGTGACCCTCCACAAATACAACAAG ATATAATTGCCAGTAGTGCAATGATGTCCCCACCCTCTCCTACCTCCACTCCAGACcatccaaagaaaagaaaag GTTCTTTGTCAAGTAGTGACAATAGCCAAACTAGTGACCCTCCACAAATACAGCAAG ATATAACTGCCAGTAGTGCAATGATGTCCCCACCCTCTCCTACCTCCACTCCAGACCATCCAAAGAAAAGATCAG GTTCTTTGTCAAGTAGTGACAATAGCCAAACTGGTGACCCTCCACAAATACAAG ATATAATTGCCAGTAGTGCAATGATGTCCCCACCCTCTCCTACCTCCACTCCAGACcatccaaagaaaagaaaag GTTCTTTGTCAAGTAGTGACAATAGCCAAACTGGTGAGCCTCCACAAATACAACAAG ATACAAGTACCAGTAGTGCAATGATGTCCCCACCCTCTCCTACCTCCACTCCAGACCATCCAGAGAAAAGATCAG GATCTTTGTCAAGTAGTCACAATAGCCAAACTGGTGAccctccacaaacacaacaag CTGCCAGTAGTGCATTGCACTCCTCACGCTCTACTACTGTCAAGCGTGACCATCCAGAGAAAAGACAAG CCACACTGAAGTACAAGATGGTGATCAGTGGAAAAACTTTTAATGCCCATCAGCAGATACTGGACAAAGTAAAGTCTTTAAGTGAGGATCCTGATTTGAATTTGATCAAACAGGAAGGAAGCGATCAGAATTGCCAGGCCATTATTGTCTTCTGTCCCATTGCTTCACGTATGGGGACAGATATTGATGCAGCCATGACGCAAGTCACAG gTTCTCAGCCTGTCATTCTGGTTTTGATGCATCACACACATGAACCCAAACATCTAACTTTAATGAAAATACAGACTAATGTTTCTAATGTTGTGTCACCATTCCATATTTTCTACCATGAGACAGTGAATGGATTGTTGCAGTGTCAGCAAAATAACAGTGCCATTTCTGAAATTCGAGATGCATTACTGAAGCACGCAGATATTCAGACAATTACAGATACAACTGGAAAGACACAGAATGTGGCTGCTAAAAGTAGTAATAGTGGTGGTAGTATTAGTAATTCATTAATGAGAATTCAATCCTTTTTTACTAAATAA
- the LOC102078051 gene encoding uncharacterized protein LOC102078051 isoform X30, producing the protein MDGLLKEIRCKDEAAASVLEQAGLRADSDLQLLTLHNLGLLFPGVENVKLRRKIFYIIHKQKPIDVLIEEFKDFIPHESLRAALTENGVLVDYLKMLKEMKTQMNNDFLDRHISLLEDFRKSQPSQDQDKGSFSSSDNSQTGEPPQIQQGSLSSSDNSQTSDPPQIQQDITASSAMMSPPSPTSTPDHPKKRSGSLSSSDNSQTGDPPQIQQDIIASSAMMSPPSPTSTPDHPKKRKGSLSSSDNSQTSDPPQIQQDITASSAMMSPPSPTSTPDHPKKRSGSLSSSDNSQTGDPPQIQDIIASSAMMSPPSPTSTPDHPKKRKGSLSSSDNSQTGEPPQIQQDTSTSSAMMSPPSPTSTPDHPEKRSGSLSSSHNSQTGDPPQTQQAASSALHSSRSTTVKRDHPEKRQATLKYKMVISGKTFNAHQQILDKVKSLSEDPDLNLIKQEGSDQNCQAIIVFCPIASRMGTDIDAAMTQVTGSQPVILVLMHHTHEPKHLTLMKIQTNVSNVVSPFHIFYHETVNGLLQCQQNNSAISEIRDALLKHADIQTITDTTGKTQNVAAKSSNSGGSISNSLMRIQSFFTK; encoded by the exons ATGGATGGTTTGCTTAAGGAAATAAGATGCAAGGATGAAGCAGCAGCCTCTGTACTGGAAC AGGCAGGTTTGAGAGCTGACTCAGATCTCCAGTTACTGACTTTACACAACCTGGGTTTGTTGTTCCCTGGAGTTGAAAATGTCAAACTGAGAAGGAAAATCTTTTATATAATACACAAGCAG aaACCAATTGATGTACTCATAGAAGAATTCAAGGACTTCATCCCACATGAATCTCTCAGGG CTGCCTTAACCGAAAATGGAGTCTTGGTGGACTACCTGAAAATGTTGAAGGAAATGAAGACCCAAATGAATAATGATTTCCTTGATCGACATATCAGTCTGTTGGAGGACTTCAGGAAATCTCAACCATCGCAGGACCAGGACAAAG GATCTTTTTCAAGTAGTGACAATAGCCAAACTGGTGAGCCTCCACAAATACAACAAG GTTCTTTGTCAAGTAGTGACAATAGCCAAACTAGTGACCCTCCACAAATACAACAAG ATATAACTGCCAGTAGTGCAATGATGTCCCCACCCTCTCCTACCTCCACTCCAGACCATCCAAAGAAAAGATCAG GTTCTTTGTCAAGTAGTGACAATAGCCAAACTGGTGACCCTCCACAAATACAACAAG ATATAATTGCCAGTAGTGCAATGATGTCCCCACCCTCTCCTACCTCCACTCCAGACcatccaaagaaaagaaaag GTTCTTTGTCAAGTAGTGACAATAGCCAAACTAGTGACCCTCCACAAATACAGCAAG ATATAACTGCCAGTAGTGCAATGATGTCCCCACCCTCTCCTACCTCCACTCCAGACCATCCAAAGAAAAGATCAG GTTCTTTGTCAAGTAGTGACAATAGCCAAACTGGTGACCCTCCACAAATACAAG ATATAATTGCCAGTAGTGCAATGATGTCCCCACCCTCTCCTACCTCCACTCCAGACcatccaaagaaaagaaaag GTTCTTTGTCAAGTAGTGACAATAGCCAAACTGGTGAGCCTCCACAAATACAACAAG ATACAAGTACCAGTAGTGCAATGATGTCCCCACCCTCTCCTACCTCCACTCCAGACCATCCAGAGAAAAGATCAG GATCTTTGTCAAGTAGTCACAATAGCCAAACTGGTGAccctccacaaacacaacaag CTGCCAGTAGTGCATTGCACTCCTCACGCTCTACTACTGTCAAGCGTGACCATCCAGAGAAAAGACAAG CCACACTGAAGTACAAGATGGTGATCAGTGGAAAAACTTTTAATGCCCATCAGCAGATACTGGACAAAGTAAAGTCTTTAAGTGAGGATCCTGATTTGAATTTGATCAAACAGGAAGGAAGCGATCAGAATTGCCAGGCCATTATTGTCTTCTGTCCCATTGCTTCACGTATGGGGACAGATATTGATGCAGCCATGACGCAAGTCACAG gTTCTCAGCCTGTCATTCTGGTTTTGATGCATCACACACATGAACCCAAACATCTAACTTTAATGAAAATACAGACTAATGTTTCTAATGTTGTGTCACCATTCCATATTTTCTACCATGAGACAGTGAATGGATTGTTGCAGTGTCAGCAAAATAACAGTGCCATTTCTGAAATTCGAGATGCATTACTGAAGCACGCAGATATTCAGACAATTACAGATACAACTGGAAAGACACAGAATGTGGCTGCTAAAAGTAGTAATAGTGGTGGTAGTATTAGTAATTCATTAATGAGAATTCAATCCTTTTTTACTAAATAA
- the LOC102078051 gene encoding uncharacterized protein LOC102078051 isoform X17: MDGLLKEIRCKDEAAASVLEQAGLRADSDLQLLTLHNLGLLFPGVENVKLRRKIFYIIHKQKPIDVLIEEFKDFIPHESLRAALTENGVLVDYLKMLKEMKTQMNNDFLDRHISLLEDFRKSQPSQDQDKDEIMDILLKEIRRKDEAAASVLEHAGLRADSDLQLLTVQEAGELFPGVENFKRIRKIFDIIQTQKPIDILIKEFKDFIPHESLRAALTENGVLTNYLKMLKETKIQVNKVQDFLDAHINLLEDFRKSQPSQDQDKGSFSSSDNSQTGEPPQIQQDITASSAMMSPPSPTSTRDHPEERSGSLSSSDNSQTSDPPQIQQGSLSSSDNSQTGDPPQIQQDITASSAMMSPPSPTSTPDHPKKRSGSLSSSDNSQTGDPPQIQDIIASSAMMSPPSPTSTPDHPKKRKGSLSSSDNSQTGEPPQIQQDTSTSSAMMSPPSPTSTPDHPEKRSGSLSSSHNSQTGDPPQTQQAASSALHSSRSTTVKRDHPEKRQATLKYKMVISGKTFNAHQQILDKVKSLSEDPDLNLIKQEGSDQNCQAIIVFCPIASRMGTDIDAAMTQVTGSQPVILVLMHHTHEPKHLTLMKIQTNVSNVVSPFHIFYHETVNGLLQCQQNNSAISEIRDALLKHADIQTITDTTGKTQNVAAKSSNSGGSISNSLMRIQSFFTK, encoded by the exons ATGGATGGTTTGCTTAAGGAAATAAGATGCAAGGATGAAGCAGCAGCCTCTGTACTGGAAC AGGCAGGTTTGAGAGCTGACTCAGATCTCCAGTTACTGACTTTACACAACCTGGGTTTGTTGTTCCCTGGAGTTGAAAATGTCAAACTGAGAAGGAAAATCTTTTATATAATACACAAGCAG aaACCAATTGATGTACTCATAGAAGAATTCAAGGACTTCATCCCACATGAATCTCTCAGGG CTGCCTTAACCGAAAATGGAGTCTTGGTGGACTACCTGAAAATGTTGAAGGAAATGAAGACCCAAATGAATAATGATTTCCTTGATCGACATATCAGTCTGTTGGAGGACTTCAGGAAATCTCAACCATCGCAGGACCAGGACAAAG ATGAAATCATGGATATTTTGCTTAAGGAAATAAGACGCAAGGATGAAGCAGCAGCCTCTGTACTGGAAC ACGCAGGTTTGAGAGCTGACTCAGATCTCCAGTTACTGACTGTACAAGAAGCGGGTGAGCTGTTCCCTGGAGTTGAAAATTTCAAACGGATAAGGAAAATCTTTGATATAATACAGACGCAG aaACCAATTGATATCCTCATAAAAGAATTCAAGGACTTCATCCCACATGAATCTCTCAGGG CTGCCTTAACCGAAAATGGAGTCTTGACCAATTACCTGAAAATGTTGAAGGAAACGAAGATCCAAGTGAATAAAGTGCAAGATTTCCTTGATGCACATATCAATCTACTGGAGGACTTCAGGAAATCTCAACCATCGCAGGACCAGGACAAAG GATCTTTTTCAAGTAGTGACAATAGCCAAACTGGTGAGCCTCCACAAATACAACAAG ATATAACTGCTAGTAGTGCAATGATGTCCCCACCCTCTCCTACCTCCACTCGAGACCATCCAGAGGAAAGATCAG GTTCTTTGTCAAGTAGTGACAATAGCCAAACTAGTGACCCTCCACAAATACAACAAG GTTCTTTGTCAAGTAGTGACAATAGCCAAACTGGTGACCCTCCACAAATACAACAAG ATATAACTGCCAGTAGTGCAATGATGTCCCCACCCTCTCCTACCTCCACTCCAGACCATCCAAAGAAAAGATCAG GTTCTTTGTCAAGTAGTGACAATAGCCAAACTGGTGACCCTCCACAAATACAAG ATATAATTGCCAGTAGTGCAATGATGTCCCCACCCTCTCCTACCTCCACTCCAGACcatccaaagaaaagaaaag GTTCTTTGTCAAGTAGTGACAATAGCCAAACTGGTGAGCCTCCACAAATACAACAAG ATACAAGTACCAGTAGTGCAATGATGTCCCCACCCTCTCCTACCTCCACTCCAGACCATCCAGAGAAAAGATCAG GATCTTTGTCAAGTAGTCACAATAGCCAAACTGGTGAccctccacaaacacaacaag CTGCCAGTAGTGCATTGCACTCCTCACGCTCTACTACTGTCAAGCGTGACCATCCAGAGAAAAGACAAG CCACACTGAAGTACAAGATGGTGATCAGTGGAAAAACTTTTAATGCCCATCAGCAGATACTGGACAAAGTAAAGTCTTTAAGTGAGGATCCTGATTTGAATTTGATCAAACAGGAAGGAAGCGATCAGAATTGCCAGGCCATTATTGTCTTCTGTCCCATTGCTTCACGTATGGGGACAGATATTGATGCAGCCATGACGCAAGTCACAG gTTCTCAGCCTGTCATTCTGGTTTTGATGCATCACACACATGAACCCAAACATCTAACTTTAATGAAAATACAGACTAATGTTTCTAATGTTGTGTCACCATTCCATATTTTCTACCATGAGACAGTGAATGGATTGTTGCAGTGTCAGCAAAATAACAGTGCCATTTCTGAAATTCGAGATGCATTACTGAAGCACGCAGATATTCAGACAATTACAGATACAACTGGAAAGACACAGAATGTGGCTGCTAAAAGTAGTAATAGTGGTGGTAGTATTAGTAATTCATTAATGAGAATTCAATCCTTTTTTACTAAATAA
- the LOC102078051 gene encoding uncharacterized protein LOC102078051 isoform X21, with product MDGLLKEIRCKDEAAASVLEQAGLRADSDLQLLTLHNLGLLFPGVENVKLRRKIFYIIHKQKPIDVLIEEFKDFIPHESLRAALTENGVLVDYLKMLKEMKTQMNNDFLDRHISLLEDFRKSQPSQDQDKDEIMDILLKEIRRKDEAAASVLEHAGLRADSDLQLLTVQEAGELFPGVENFKRIRKIFDIIQTQKPIDILIKEFKDFIPHESLRAALTENGVLTNYLKMLKETKIQVNKVQDFLDAHINLLEDFRKSQPSQDQDKGSFSSSDNSQTGEPPQIQQDITASSAMMSPPSPTSTRDHPEERSGSLSSSDNSQTGDPPQIQQDITASSAMMSPPSPTSTPDHPKKRSGSLSSSDNSQTGDPPQIQDIIASSAMMSPPSPTSTPDHPKKRKGSLSSSDNSQTGEPPQIQQDTSTSSAMMSPPSPTSTPDHPEKRSGSLSSSHNSQTGDPPQTQQAASSALHSSRSTTVKRDHPEKRQATLKYKMVISGKTFNAHQQILDKVKSLSEDPDLNLIKQEGSDQNCQAIIVFCPIASRMGTDIDAAMTQVTGSQPVILVLMHHTHEPKHLTLMKIQTNVSNVVSPFHIFYHETVNGLLQCQQNNSAISEIRDALLKHADIQTITDTTGKTQNVAAKSSNSGGSISNSLMRIQSFFTK from the exons ATGGATGGTTTGCTTAAGGAAATAAGATGCAAGGATGAAGCAGCAGCCTCTGTACTGGAAC AGGCAGGTTTGAGAGCTGACTCAGATCTCCAGTTACTGACTTTACACAACCTGGGTTTGTTGTTCCCTGGAGTTGAAAATGTCAAACTGAGAAGGAAAATCTTTTATATAATACACAAGCAG aaACCAATTGATGTACTCATAGAAGAATTCAAGGACTTCATCCCACATGAATCTCTCAGGG CTGCCTTAACCGAAAATGGAGTCTTGGTGGACTACCTGAAAATGTTGAAGGAAATGAAGACCCAAATGAATAATGATTTCCTTGATCGACATATCAGTCTGTTGGAGGACTTCAGGAAATCTCAACCATCGCAGGACCAGGACAAAG ATGAAATCATGGATATTTTGCTTAAGGAAATAAGACGCAAGGATGAAGCAGCAGCCTCTGTACTGGAAC ACGCAGGTTTGAGAGCTGACTCAGATCTCCAGTTACTGACTGTACAAGAAGCGGGTGAGCTGTTCCCTGGAGTTGAAAATTTCAAACGGATAAGGAAAATCTTTGATATAATACAGACGCAG aaACCAATTGATATCCTCATAAAAGAATTCAAGGACTTCATCCCACATGAATCTCTCAGGG CTGCCTTAACCGAAAATGGAGTCTTGACCAATTACCTGAAAATGTTGAAGGAAACGAAGATCCAAGTGAATAAAGTGCAAGATTTCCTTGATGCACATATCAATCTACTGGAGGACTTCAGGAAATCTCAACCATCGCAGGACCAGGACAAAG GATCTTTTTCAAGTAGTGACAATAGCCAAACTGGTGAGCCTCCACAAATACAACAAG ATATAACTGCTAGTAGTGCAATGATGTCCCCACCCTCTCCTACCTCCACTCGAGACCATCCAGAGGAAAGATCAG GTTCTTTGTCAAGTAGTGACAATAGCCAAACTGGTGACCCTCCACAAATACAACAAG ATATAACTGCCAGTAGTGCAATGATGTCCCCACCCTCTCCTACCTCCACTCCAGACCATCCAAAGAAAAGATCAG GTTCTTTGTCAAGTAGTGACAATAGCCAAACTGGTGACCCTCCACAAATACAAG ATATAATTGCCAGTAGTGCAATGATGTCCCCACCCTCTCCTACCTCCACTCCAGACcatccaaagaaaagaaaag GTTCTTTGTCAAGTAGTGACAATAGCCAAACTGGTGAGCCTCCACAAATACAACAAG ATACAAGTACCAGTAGTGCAATGATGTCCCCACCCTCTCCTACCTCCACTCCAGACCATCCAGAGAAAAGATCAG GATCTTTGTCAAGTAGTCACAATAGCCAAACTGGTGAccctccacaaacacaacaag CTGCCAGTAGTGCATTGCACTCCTCACGCTCTACTACTGTCAAGCGTGACCATCCAGAGAAAAGACAAG CCACACTGAAGTACAAGATGGTGATCAGTGGAAAAACTTTTAATGCCCATCAGCAGATACTGGACAAAGTAAAGTCTTTAAGTGAGGATCCTGATTTGAATTTGATCAAACAGGAAGGAAGCGATCAGAATTGCCAGGCCATTATTGTCTTCTGTCCCATTGCTTCACGTATGGGGACAGATATTGATGCAGCCATGACGCAAGTCACAG gTTCTCAGCCTGTCATTCTGGTTTTGATGCATCACACACATGAACCCAAACATCTAACTTTAATGAAAATACAGACTAATGTTTCTAATGTTGTGTCACCATTCCATATTTTCTACCATGAGACAGTGAATGGATTGTTGCAGTGTCAGCAAAATAACAGTGCCATTTCTGAAATTCGAGATGCATTACTGAAGCACGCAGATATTCAGACAATTACAGATACAACTGGAAAGACACAGAATGTGGCTGCTAAAAGTAGTAATAGTGGTGGTAGTATTAGTAATTCATTAATGAGAATTCAATCCTTTTTTACTAAATAA
- the LOC102078051 gene encoding uncharacterized protein LOC102078051 isoform X24 codes for MDGLLKEIRCKDEAAASVLEQAGLRADSDLQLLTLHNLGLLFPGVENVKLRRKIFYIIHKQKPIDVLIEEFKDFIPHESLRAALTENGVLVDYLKMLKEMKTQMNNDFLDRHISLLEDFRKSQPSQDQDKDEIMDILLKEIRRKDEAAASVLEHAGLRADSDLQLLTVQEAGELFPGVENFKRIRKIFDIIQTQKPIDILIKEFKDFIPHESLRAALTENGVLTNYLKMLKETKIQVNKVQDFLDAHINLLEDFRKSQPSQDQDKGSFSSSDNSQTGEPPQIQQDITASSAMMSPPSPTSTRDHPEERSGSLSSSDNSQTSDPPQIQQDITASSAMMSPPSPTSTPDHPKKRSGSLSSSDNSQTGDPPQIQQDTSTSSAMMSPPSPTSTPDHPEKRSGSLSSSHNSQTGDPPQTQQAASSALHSSRSTTVKRDHPEKRQATLKYKMVISGKTFNAHQQILDKVKSLSEDPDLNLIKQEGSDQNCQAIIVFCPIASRMGTDIDAAMTQVTGSQPVILVLMHHTHEPKHLTLMKIQTNVSNVVSPFHIFYHETVNGLLQCQQNNSAISEIRDALLKHADIQTITDTTGKTQNVAAKSSNSGGSISNSLMRIQSFFTK; via the exons ATGGATGGTTTGCTTAAGGAAATAAGATGCAAGGATGAAGCAGCAGCCTCTGTACTGGAAC AGGCAGGTTTGAGAGCTGACTCAGATCTCCAGTTACTGACTTTACACAACCTGGGTTTGTTGTTCCCTGGAGTTGAAAATGTCAAACTGAGAAGGAAAATCTTTTATATAATACACAAGCAG aaACCAATTGATGTACTCATAGAAGAATTCAAGGACTTCATCCCACATGAATCTCTCAGGG CTGCCTTAACCGAAAATGGAGTCTTGGTGGACTACCTGAAAATGTTGAAGGAAATGAAGACCCAAATGAATAATGATTTCCTTGATCGACATATCAGTCTGTTGGAGGACTTCAGGAAATCTCAACCATCGCAGGACCAGGACAAAG ATGAAATCATGGATATTTTGCTTAAGGAAATAAGACGCAAGGATGAAGCAGCAGCCTCTGTACTGGAAC ACGCAGGTTTGAGAGCTGACTCAGATCTCCAGTTACTGACTGTACAAGAAGCGGGTGAGCTGTTCCCTGGAGTTGAAAATTTCAAACGGATAAGGAAAATCTTTGATATAATACAGACGCAG aaACCAATTGATATCCTCATAAAAGAATTCAAGGACTTCATCCCACATGAATCTCTCAGGG CTGCCTTAACCGAAAATGGAGTCTTGACCAATTACCTGAAAATGTTGAAGGAAACGAAGATCCAAGTGAATAAAGTGCAAGATTTCCTTGATGCACATATCAATCTACTGGAGGACTTCAGGAAATCTCAACCATCGCAGGACCAGGACAAAG GATCTTTTTCAAGTAGTGACAATAGCCAAACTGGTGAGCCTCCACAAATACAACAAG ATATAACTGCTAGTAGTGCAATGATGTCCCCACCCTCTCCTACCTCCACTCGAGACCATCCAGAGGAAAGATCAG GTTCTTTGTCAAGTAGTGACAATAGCCAAACTAGTGACCCTCCACAAATACAACAAG ATATAACTGCCAGTAGTGCAATGATGTCCCCACCCTCTCCTACCTCCACTCCAGACCATCCAAAGAAAAGATCAG GTTCTTTGTCAAGTAGTGACAATAGCCAAACTGGTGACCCTCCACAAATACAACAAG ATACAAGTACCAGTAGTGCAATGATGTCCCCACCCTCTCCTACCTCCACTCCAGACCATCCAGAGAAAAGATCAG GATCTTTGTCAAGTAGTCACAATAGCCAAACTGGTGAccctccacaaacacaacaag CTGCCAGTAGTGCATTGCACTCCTCACGCTCTACTACTGTCAAGCGTGACCATCCAGAGAAAAGACAAG CCACACTGAAGTACAAGATGGTGATCAGTGGAAAAACTTTTAATGCCCATCAGCAGATACTGGACAAAGTAAAGTCTTTAAGTGAGGATCCTGATTTGAATTTGATCAAACAGGAAGGAAGCGATCAGAATTGCCAGGCCATTATTGTCTTCTGTCCCATTGCTTCACGTATGGGGACAGATATTGATGCAGCCATGACGCAAGTCACAG gTTCTCAGCCTGTCATTCTGGTTTTGATGCATCACACACATGAACCCAAACATCTAACTTTAATGAAAATACAGACTAATGTTTCTAATGTTGTGTCACCATTCCATATTTTCTACCATGAGACAGTGAATGGATTGTTGCAGTGTCAGCAAAATAACAGTGCCATTTCTGAAATTCGAGATGCATTACTGAAGCACGCAGATATTCAGACAATTACAGATACAACTGGAAAGACACAGAATGTGGCTGCTAAAAGTAGTAATAGTGGTGGTAGTATTAGTAATTCATTAATGAGAATTCAATCCTTTTTTACTAAATAA